Genomic window (Arthrobacter sp. StoSoilA2):
GTACCCCCGGTCAGGATGCCACCCCCTCTCCGCCCATGACATTGAAGGAGGCGCTGGCCGACTCAGCCTACCGGGCGGCTGTCTTTTCCAGCTTCGGAAATGGCTGGGTCACCTTTGGCGTCCGGATGGCAACCATCCCGCTCTTTGCCGTCGCGGCGCTTCAGTCGCGGCCTGAGACGGCGGCGTGGGCATTGGCCGTCTTTGCCGTGGGCAATGCCATTGCTTTGACGTTCTCCGGGCGCCTCGCCGATGCCTGGGGCAGGAAGCCCCTGCTCATTCCCGGTCTTGTCATCACTGGCCTCGCCACCGGTGTCATCGGATTAACCACAGACCTTCCCGCATTTTTCGCGGCTTCCGCTGTGGCGGGCTTCGGTTCCGGCTTGCTGGGCCCGGCCCAGCAGGCTGCTGTCGCTGATGTCATAGGCCGGGGACGCTCCGGCGGCAAAGTACTGGCGGTCTTCCAGATGGCCGCAGACACCGGTGCCATCATCGGCCCCGTCGTAGCCGGGATCCTCGCCGACCGCCTCGGCTACGGGCTCGCCTTCGCTGTCACCGGCGGAGTTCTGCTGCTCACCGCCGCTGGCTGGCTGGTGGCGCGGGAACCCCTTAAAAGCAAAAACTGACCGGCAGGCAGCGATTGCCCTCACTGAGGACCACCGCTGCCGGCCAGCCAGCGTGGAGACTTTGGTTGAACGGGAACTAGTTAAGCAGGGCGTCCACAAAGCCCTCCGCTTCGAACGGCGCGAGGTCGTCCGGACCTTCGCCGAGACCGATGAGCTTGACAGGCACACCCAGCGACTTCTGGATGGCGACCACAATGCCGCCCTTGGCCGTGCCATCCAATTTGGTCAGCACAATACCTGTGATGTTGACCACCTCGGCAAAAACCCGTGCCTGGTTCAGGCCGTTCTGACCAGTGGTGGCGTCAAGGACCAGCAGGACCTCGTCCACTTCAGCCAGTTTCTCGATCACGCGCTTGACCTTGCCGAGTTCGTCCATGAGGCCGGTCTTGTTCTGCAGGCGGCCAGCGGTATCCACCATGACGACGTCGACCTCCTGGTCGATGCCCGCTTTGACGGCTTCGTAGGCAACCGAGGCGGGGTCGGCGCCGTCGATGTCGGACTTGACGGTGGGTACGCCTACACGCTGGCCCCACGTGGCCAACTGCTCAGCAGCTGCGGCGCGGAAAGTGTCCGCTGCACCAAGCAGCACGTCCTTGTCCTCGGCCACGAGCACGCGCGCCAGTTTGCCGACGGTAGTGGTCTTGCCCACGCCGTTGACACCAACAACAAGCACGACGGCGGGTCGGTCACCCTTGCGCTCGACGTTGAGGGAACGGTCCATCGTGGGATCCACGAGCTTGATGAGTTCTTCGCGGAGCATGGCTTTGACATCCTCCGGACTGCGGGTGCCCAGCACTTTAACGCGTTCCCGGAGGGCATCGACCAACTGCATGGTGGGCTCGGTGCCGAGGTCGGCCAGGAGCAGGGTCTCCTCAACCTCGTCCCACACGTTCTCGTCGATTTTGTCCCCGGACAGCAGAGCCAGCAGACCCTTGCCCAGAATATTGTTCGATTTCACCAAACGGGCGCGAAGGCGGGTCAGGCGGCCTTCCACAGGCGCCGGCGTCTCTACAGCGATAGTCTCCAACCCGGCTGCATCATCCGGAACATCAGCACCTTCGACTCTTTCGTCGAAGGTAGGGGCAGGAGGTGCTGTTACGGCATCCGGCCGGTCCTCCACAAGGGTTCCGCTGCCTGCAGCCGATGACTTAACAGGGTCATTGGCGTCCCGCGTTCCAGGGTAGTTGGCACCGGACTTCCGGGCCTTCATCAGTACCGGCACCAGCCCGCCGACCACGACGAGCGCAGCGACAATGGACAGAATTATGGGTAGGAAATCGTTCACTCCCCTACCTTCTCATAAAGCTATGCCCCGGCACCGAGCCGTTGGCTGATGACGGTGGACACCCCGTCGCCACGCATCGTGACGCCGTAGAGGGCGTCGGCCACTTCCATCGTGCGCTTCTGGTGCGTGATGACGATCAACTGGCTGGACTCCCGAAGCTCCTCGAAGATCGTGATGAGCCGGCCAAGGTTGGTGTCGTCCAAGGCCGCTTCCACTTCGTCCATGACGTAAAACGGCGACGGCCTGGCCTTAAAGATCGCCACCAACAATGCCACAGCGGTCAGTGACCGTTCGCCGCCGGAGAGCAGGGACAACCTCTTGATCTTCTTGCCTGCCGGCCTGGCTTCCACCTCGATGCCAGTGGTCAACATGTCGTTTGGATCCGTCAGGACCAGCCTGCCCTCGCCGCCTGGGAAGAGCCGTGCGAAGACGCGGTCAAACTGTGCAGAGGTATCGGCAAAGGCTTCGGTGAAGACCTGCTGGACGCGGTTATCCACTTCCTTGATGATGTCCAGCAAGTCCTTACGGCTGGACTTGAGGTCCTCCAGTTGCGAACTGAGGAACTGGTGGCGCTCCTCAAGGGCGGCAAACTCTTCCAGGGCCAGGGGGTTGACCTTCCCCAGTGCAGCCAGTTCCCGTTCAGCCTTTTTGAGCCTCTTCTCCTGCTCAGCCCGGTCGAAGGGAATTCCCTCCACGAGCGGTGCACCCGTTTCGTCCACCGGCGCACGGAGTTCCGCCCATTTGTCCGTGGTTGCGGCAGCCGGCTGTGGGACAGGTTGATCGGGTCCGTAATCTGCAACGAGCTGTTCAGCCGATAGTCCGAGTTCCTCGATGGAACGGGCCTCCAACGCCTCGATTCGAAGACGCTGTTGGGTCCTTGCCATCTCGTCCTTGTGCACAGAGTCGGTAAGTTCGGCGAGTTCCTTTGCCAGCGAATCGTTTCCGGAACGCACGCCCGAGAGTTCTTTCTCCAGTTGCTCCCGTGCTTGCTCGGCAAGGTCGCGTTCATGGCCGGCGAGATCCACTGATATATCGATGAAGCGAAGCGCCTGCTCAACGGCCGACACCACTGCACCAGCACGTTGGGCCTGGGCGCGCCGCCTTTGCGCCCGCCGGGCCGCCTCTTCACGGGCCCGCCGCTCCGTAGCCGCTGCGCGTTCCAGTGAGGCCGCCCGGCCAGCGACAGCGCCTACTTGTTCTTCTGCCGTGCGCAGGGCAAGTCGGGCCTCCATTTCGTTGGAACGGGCCAAGCGCGCCTGCGCCGCGAGTTCGTCCCGCCGATCCGTGGAGGGTTCCTCGTCCGGAGCTTCCTGGGCGGCTGCGAGCCGCTCAGCCGCGACTTCAAGGTCCAACCGGGCTTCTGCAATGTTCGCTTCGGCACGCGCCAGTGATGCCTCCAGGCGTTCGCTTTCACCCACCGCACTGCGAAGAAGGGAGTTCAAGTGGCCCAGGCGCTCTGCTACGGCAGCAAGGCGGGCATCGGATTCATGCAGCCTTTCCAAGGCCGCATCCGCCCGGTCCCGGGCTTCGGCGCGACGGGCTTCGGCCCCGGCCAGGGCGAACCGTCCACGCTCCAACCGTGCCGTAACCTCCTGGAGGCCGGCCACGGCGTCGTCCACTGCTGCCTGGATCTCCAGCAGGGAGGGCGCCGTGGCTGAACCGCCATGGGCGGTCAGCGAGGTGAAGACGTCGCCTGTGCGGGTGACCACCTTGAGTTCCGGGTGTTCACCAATCAGCGCTGCCGCCCCTGCCGGATCGTCGACGACGGCGGCCCCGGCCAGCAGGGCCAAGGCACCCTGGGCAGCTGGTTCGGTGACCTTGAGGACGTCCACTGCCCATCTGCTGCCACCCGGCAGCTCCACGGGGGATGCTGCTTCGCCAGCCCCACGGTCGGCGTCGGCCAAGAGCAACGCGGCCCTGCCGGCGTCGTCCTCTTTCAACAGTTGGATCGCGGCGACGGCGACAGTGGAGTCCCCTACCACGAGCGCGTCCGATGCCGAGCCCAACGCGGCTGCTATCGCGGCCTCATAACCGGGCTCAATGGCCAGCATCCCGGCCAGCGGCCCGAGAATCCCCTGGACATCGCCAGTGAGCAGACGCTCCGAGCCGTCCTTGCGGTTCAGTCCCAAAAGAAGTGCATCGCGGCGCGCGGTCAGGGCATCCCGCTGACGAAGTGCTTCCCGTTCCGCGGACTTCAGCTCTTCGATCTCCGCCAGCACGGAGTCCAGAGCCTCAGTGGCATTCTCGTACTCGGCGTCCAGGCTCTCTTCGCCATCTTCAACCCCTGCAACCTGCGATTCGAGTGCAGCGAATTCGCTCTGCGCGTGGCGGCGTCGCTCGTTGCCCGCAGCCAGTGATTCGCGGAGCCGGCCGCGCTCGGCCTCCGCCGCTTCTGCCCTGGAGCGTGCGGCCGCGACCTGGCCTGCGAGCCTGGCCAGACCTTCACGACGGTCGGCAGCTGCCCTTAGCATGGCCGTCAGCCGTTTGTCCTCTGCGGCTGCGAGCGCCTCAGCAGAGTCCTTCGCCACTGTTGCTTCCAGGAGGGCGGCCTGCTTGGCGAGGATGTCGTGTTCCAAGGCCGCTTGTTCCCCGCGGACCTTCGCCGCCTGGCGCTCCAGCTGTTCGGGGTCCCGGCCGGAGTCCGGTACAGCTTCCGAGGAGCCCAGCAGCCGGCGACGTTCGGCTGCCAGGGAACCCAGCGAGCGGAGCCGCTCACGGCCCGCCGACAGCTGGTACCAGTTGTCCCGCGCTGCGTTGAGCCGGGGGGTTGCTTCCGCTGCCTGCTGTTCCAATGCGGCTTGGCGTTGCCGGCCGTGGCCCAGTTCTGCCTCGACCACCTGGCGGCGTTCCTTGAGGGCGGCTTCGTCTGCGACGTCCTGCTCCAGGCTCGATGTCAGCGCTACGAGGTCGTCGGCGAGGAGCCGGGCGCGGGCGTCCCTGACATCGAACTGGACTGTTTGTGCACGCCGGGCGATTTCTGCCTGCTTGCCCAAGGGTGTCAGCTGGCGTCGGATCTCTGCGGTGAGGTCGCCAAGACGGGCCAGGTTGGCCTGCATGGCTTCGAGCTTACGGACGGTTTTTTCCTTGCGGCGCCGGTGCTTGAGGATACCTGAGGCTTCCTCGATGAAACCGCGGCGGTCTTCAGGTGTCGCGTGTAGTACGCGGTCCAACTGGCCTTGGCCGACTATCACGTGCATCTCGCGTCCCAGTCCGGAATCGGACAAAAGCTCCTGGATGTCCAGGAGCCGGCAGGGCGCACCGTTGATGGCGTATTCGGAGCCTCCGGTCCGGAAAAGTGTGCGGGAAATCGTGACTTCGCTGTACTCAATGGGAAGCGCGTTGTCCGCGTTGTCGATGGTCAGGGAAACGTGGGCGCGTCCCAAAGGAGGCCTGCCGGACGTGCCGGCAAAGATGACATCTTCCATCTTGCCGCCGCGCAGTGTCTTGGCGCCTTGCTCCCCCATGACCCAGGCCAAGGCATCCACGACGTTGGACTTGCCCGAACCGTTGGGACCGACGACTGCGGTGACGCCGGGCTCGAAGTCGAACGTCGTGGCCGACGCAAACGACTTGAATCCGCGGACAGTCAGACTTTTCAAATGCAAGGCGGTTCGGTTCTCCTGGATGGCCTGTTGTCAGCCCTCGGGGGCGGCTGTATCTCCCTAAATCTACTGCCGTTTGGCCGAAATCCATGGATCTGTAACGGGAAAGCCTTGCGGCAGGGATGCCGCGCCCCTACACTCCTGCCAAGGGTTACTTGGCGGATTCGCTCCGGTGATCCGGCTTTGACCTGAAGGTCCCTCGGGTTAAGGCTGGATACGGTCCAGATCTTCGGAAACGATCAGCCAAGTGCAGAACCCGTATTCCATAACTGAAGATCTTGGTTTGACCCTGGCTGGGGAGCGGCAAGCAGGGACCGTGCGCTAGACGCGGACCCATATTCGCAATTGGCGTACCACTCCAGGAGTTCTGATGACCGGTCCTTCAGCTACCCGACCACAGCAAGTCCTCAAAGGCTTCCTCTTGCCTTTGGTGATTGCCATGGTTGCAGCTTTGCTGCCTCTAACTGCACCGGCGGCCGTCGCAGCGGGGCCTTGCGACCCCGGGATGAATCCTGTGGTGTGTGAAAACTCCAAACCCGGAAGTCCGTCGTCGGAGTGGGATATCGCCGGGGCGGGCGACGCCGGGATACAGGGATTTTCCACGGAGATCAGTGTCAACGCCGGGCAGCCCATCAAGTTTAAGATCGATACGAACGCCTCCAACTACACGATTGCCATCTACCGCACAGGCTGGTACGGGGGGAACGGCGCCCGGAAGATCGCCAACGTGACGCCGTCGGTACTGCGGCAGAACCAGCCCCAGTGCATCAGTGACCTGACTACCGAACTCTATGACTGTGGCAACTGGGCAGTTTCAGCGACCTGGCAGGTTCCCTCGACGGCTGTCTCGGGCATTTACATAGCTCTCCTGACGCGGCCTGACAACGGAGACCAGAGCCACATCACGTTCATTGTCCGAAACGATGGCAACCATTCCGACGTCGTCTTCCAGACCTCCGACACAACATGGCAGGCGTACAACGGTTACGGCGGCTCCAACTTCTACCAGGGCGCGGCCAACGGCAGAGCCTACAAACTCAGTTACAACCGTCCCATGGACACCCGTGGCGGGATCGGCGGACGGGACTTCTACTTCGCCAACGAGTATCCGATGGTTCGCTTCCTGGAACAGAATGGCTACGACGTCAGCTACATAAGTGGCTTGGATACCGACCGCAGCGGCGCCCAGTTGCTTAATCACAAGGTCTTCCTGTCGGTGGGCCATGATGAGTACTGGTCCGGCCCGCAACGCGCTGCCGTCACCGCAGCCAGGGACGCGGGCGTAAACCTGCAGTTCCTCTCCGGCAATGAGATGTACTGGCACACGCGTTTCGAGGCGTCCACGGTTGATGGCGGCGCCGGCCGCACTTTGACCTGCTACAAGGAGACGTGGGCCAACACCAAGAGCGACCCCAGTACCCAGTGGACCGGCACGTGGCGTGACCCGCGGTTTGCATCGCAAAGCGCTGGCGCGGGCTTACCGGAGAACGGGCTTACCGGAACTCTCTACATGTCCAACTACACTGACCTGCCCGTGACCGTCTCGGCCGAGGAAGGGAAGACGAGGCTGTGGCGTAATACATCCCTGACGTCGCTGCCGGCAGGTTCCTCGGCGGCTTTGGCCCCCCACACCATCGGATATGAATCCAACGAGGACCTGGACAATGGATTCCGGCCAGCGGGCCTGATCCAGCTGTCCACCACAGTAGGGGACGTTGACCAGTACCTGCAGGACTTCGGCAACACGGTCAAGCCGGGCCGCACAACACATCATCTGACTCTCTACCGTGCCCCCAGCGGCGCCTTGGTGTTCTCAGCCGGCAGCGTCCAATGGACCTGGGGCCTGGACCAGGAACACGACGGCGATGGCGCAGCGGCCGATCCCCGGATGCGGCAGGCCCAAGCGAACCTGCTGGCCGACATGGGTGCCCAACCCGCTACACGGGCAGCGGGCATCGTCGCCGCAACGGCCAGCACGGATCGAACCGGGCCAACCGTCTCCATTGCCGCACCCGCCAACGCTGCCTCCATTGCCCACGGAACAAGCGTTACCGTTTCCGGTACTGCCTCAGACAGCGGCGGCGTCGTGGCCGGCGTCGAGGTGTCAACGGACGGTGGCACTACGTGGCACCCTGCCCAAGGCAAGCAGAACTGGACCTACACCTACATCCAGAAAGGCCTCTCAGCGGCCACTGTCCAGGTCCGGGCCATCGATGACAGCGCCAACATTGGTGCCGCTTCCACCCGGAACCTCACCATTACCGGCCCCTACAGCGTCTTCGGCCAGACTGTCCCTGCCATCCAGGACTCCGGCGACGCCGGGGCCTATGAACTGGGACTGCGCTTCTCGCCAACTGTGGATGGTTTCGTCACGGGCGTGAGGTTCTACAAGAGCCAGGCCAATACAGGCACGCACATCGGCTCGCTCTGGAGCGGCTCAGGCGAGCGCCTGGCCACGGCCACTTTCAGCAACGAAACAACGTCCGGTTGGCAGCAGGTCCTCTTCAGCCAGGCCGTCCCTGTGGCAGCCGGGCAAACTTACACGGTTTCTTACTGGGCCCCGAACGGCCACTATGCCAGCAAGGAATACCAGTGGGCCTACAGTGGCTGGACGGATGCGCCGTTGACAGTTGCCGGCGGCTTCGGTGCCCAGCCTGCGGGCGTCTACAGCGGTTCGGGATTCCCGATCGCCAGCTACAACGGCGGCCACTACTTCGTTGACGCCCTTTTCAGCACGGTTGACACCACGCCGATGACGGTTTCCGGACAAACGCCTTACCCGTCCTCCTCCAGCGTTTCCGTCAATACCAAGGTCAGTGCCGTGTTCTCCAAACCGGTTACTGCATCCAGCGTCCAGCTGACGTTGAAGTCCTCCTCCGGCACCGTGGCGGGCACCACGGCGTACGACTCAGCCACGCGTAGGGCGACGTTCACGCCGTCATCTGCCTTGGCCTTCAGCACGACGTACACGGCAACCCTGACAGGGACCGATTCGATCGGCGGATCAGTAACTGCCGGCGGAACCTGGTCCTTCACGACGGCGGCAACCTTGCCGGTCGCCGGGGATTGCCCGTGCAGTCTCTTCGATGACAGCGTTACACCCGGCATTGCCGAGATCCGGGACGGAGTTCCACTAACTCTTGGCGTGCGTTTCTCCAGCATCAGGGCCGGCGAAGTCACGGGCGTCAGGTTCTACAAGTCGGCCGGCAACACCGGCACCCACAACGGGGCGCTGTACACCGCGTCCGGACAACAGCTGGCGACAGTCACTTTCGCCAATGAGAGTGCTTCCGGATGGCAAACAGCGATCTTCGGCCAGCCGGTCCCGATCGCTGCCAACACGGACTACATTGTGTCCTACACGTCCCTGACGGGCACGTACTCCGCAACCACCAACGGCTTCGGTTCAGGCATGAGTGTTGGACCTTTGCGCACAGATTCGGATGCTGGTGCCTACACGTACAGCGGAGGCTTCCCGGCTTCCCGTTCAACCGCCAGCTACCTGGTTGACGTCGTGGCCATGATTCCACCGCCTGCCTTCACGGCAAGCGCACAGTCGCCTTTGCCTGGCGCGTCCAGTGTCCCGCTGGACAGCAAGGTCAGCGCCGTACTTTCTGAAGCAGCCACACCGTCAAGCGTCACGCTCGGGGTGAAAACCGCCAGTGGCGCCGCCGTCGCTGGAACAACAAGCTATGACCAAACAACGCGCCAGGTGACGTTCACCCCCGCCTCGCCTCTCGCCGCTGGTACGTCATACACGGCCACTCTGGCTGCGACGTCGTCTGCCTCCGGGCAGCAATTGACCGGAGGCACCTGGACCTTCACCACAGTTCCAGCTCCGCGCATACCGGGCTCGTGCCCATGCACCCTGTACCAGGACAGCGTCACGCCGACCACTGCCGAGGTTGACGATGGTGCACCGCTGACGCTGGGTGTCCGTTTCTCCAGCGACACAACAGGACAGGTGACGGGCATCCGCTTCTACAAGTCCGCTGGAAACACCGGGACGCATACGGGTTCGCTCTACTCCGGTGCCGGACAGCTCCTTGCATCGGTCACGTTTACCAACGAGTCGAGCATGGGTTGGCAGACGGCAACCTTCAGCCAACCAGTCAATATTGCCGCTGACACTGAATACGTGGTGGCCTACAAGTCGCCGACCGGCAAGTACTCCTACACGGCCAACGGCTTCGGTGAAGGTCTCACCAGTGGACCCCTGCGAACCGCTTCAGACGCAGGAGCGTTCTCTTACAGCAGCGATTTCCCGAACGTGCCTTCCACAGCAAGTTATCTGGTGGACCTGGTGCTCGCGGTGCCCGAACCCCCACTGACGGTCACGGCCCAGGTGCCGGCACCTGGCGCTACGGGCATCCCCACCGACGTCAAACCCTCGATAACGCTGTCCTCGGCTATCCGGTCCGGAGCGTCGATGGCATTGACTGCCAATGGCGCATCCGTAGCGGGCACCACCGCCTTGTCCGCTGACAGCCGGACGGTGACGTTTACGCCGACCACGGCCCTGCCCAGCAGCGCGTCGGTATCCGTCAGCGTGACGAACGTGGTTTCGCAACAGGGTCAAACCCTGCCGCCGACCAGCTGGCAGTTCACTACAGCCAGCCCCACTGTGCAACAGTCCACCATCTTTGGGTCGCTGCTACCGCAAGTGGCCTCGGCTTCGGAAACGAAAGCGGTGGAACTGGGGACCGCATTCACCGTTTCCCAGGCAGGCAACGTGACAGGCATTCGTTTCTATAAAGGCACCGGGAATACCGGGACCCATGTTGGGTCGCTGTGGAACGCGTCCGGCACCCGCCTGGCACAAGTGACCTTCGTCAACGAGACGGCTACTGGATGGCAAACAGCCACACTGTCCACACCAGTAGCGCTGGTGACGGGTCAGAGATACGTGGTGTCCTACCGGGCACCCAATGGCAGATACTCCTACACCACCGGCTTCTTTAACCAAACGTGGACCAGTGGCGTCTTCACGGCTTCCGGACCGGACAACGGCCTGTACCGCTATGGTGCCTCTGGAGCTATGCCAAGCAGTTCCTGGAATGCCACGAACTACTTTGTGGACGTGGTCTACTCCACCACTACCGCTCAAGCGCAAACCCAGGCGAGCGCTACAGCGACTCCGACGCCGACCCCAACGGCCACCACGACAACAACGGCAACCCCAACAGCCACTCCCAGTCCGACCCCAACCTCCACGCAATCAGGTGGTTTGGTCTGCGGCCTCCTTGGAATCTGCTGAGGATCTGCTGATGCGCTAAGCCCGCCCCGATCTGCCGGCGTCCGGCCCCCTTGAACTCCAGGGCCGGACGTCGGCATTTAAGCATCAACCCAGCGCAGCCCTTCAGCGGGCTACGTCTTTATCGAACTACGCTGGGTTTATCGAACTACGCTGGGCGACCACGCATGGGGGATAAACAGGCTGGGCTGTGACGCCGGATCCGTCCCCAGCTTCCAGATATTGCTGTCACCTGGGATATTTTCGTCGGCCAATCCGTAAAGCAGGTTTTGGTTGTCCAACCATTCGATTTGGTCATCCACGCTTCGCTTCTCCGAAAGAACAGTTTCCCGTCCCGTAGCCAAGTCAAGCAGTGCGACTTTCCAGTGCGCAGTCAACGGCCCGGCGTCGTTCTTCTTGTAGGCAATCCGTGTGCCATCCGGTGAGATGGACGGGCACTCGACGTTATCGTGGACCGCAGTCAGGGTCTTGGCCGACAAACTGCCACGAACAAGCCAGATACGCCCCGAGGAAGCCGCAGTGGCGTAGAAGACGTCGCTTTGCCCAGGTGCAAAGGTAACCCCCCAAATGTTTCTGTCCGTGGCCTGCAAGCGCTCGCCGTTGACTATCAGTGCGAAGTCCTCCAGATTCCCCGAACCACCTGAACCACCCGCAGTTAAGTTGATTTCAGTAGCGGTGGAGAACCCTGCAGTCGCATATGAATGGCCTGTGACGAAGACAGTGGTTGCAATCATGGAGCCGTCCGCACTGATCCGCGTGCGGCTCGGTATCCCCGGCACAGGCCATGCCCGTTGCTGTTGCCAGTCACGATCCAGGACGGCGGCTTCGAACGCGGTCACGAGGCCACGGTTCGTTTTGAGGCAAATTACCGTGGACACGGTTCCGTAGACCCTGTCGCAGGCCTGTTCGCTCACCGCGCGCGTTCCGTCAGGCGAGGACAACGCTACGGTAGCGGCATTACCGTACCCCTGTCCGCCTGCCGTGTTCCGAAAAAGGACGAACGGAACATCCGGCAACGGCTGGCCTGCAGTGACCCCTACGGACGGCGCGGCAGTGCGGCTCTGCTCAAACCGCTGGTAGGCGCCAACCGCATAAATACCCGCCGCAGCGAGCACCACCGCCGTTACCGCAAGGAGGATGGCCCACCGCAGCCTCCCGCCAGTGAAGGTAGTGCTCATTCGCTGCCCAGCTTTGGCCTTGCCCCAGGAAGGATGAAGACGACCGCCACCACGGCGCATGCCAACAACGCTCCGGCCGCAACCATGGCTGTGGAGGCTCCTACTGCGTACCAGAGAACGCCAAAACCGGCCGAGGCTGTCATCCTGCTCAGCGCAACCACCGTCTGTGCAGAGGCGATGCCTGTAGCCAGCTTCCCCGATGGAGTCAACTGGCTGGCCAGTGCCGCCAGCACACCGTCAGTGGCTGCGTAGAACCCGCCAAGAAGGATCAGGCAGCCCACGGTGCTCCATAGGCCACCGAAAGGCGCCGCCGCCAGGAAGTAGCAGGCAAGCAGCGCGATGTGGCCTCCCACGAAGACCGGTACCCTGCCCACCCGGTCGGCCAGCCGCCCCAGCGGAATCGCAAACGCCAGGAACACAATGTTGGTGCCGACGAAAAGCAACGGAAACCACTGCACTGCAAAGGAATCCCGATCCTGCAAAACGAGGTAGATGAAACCATCACCAATGGTCAGCAACCCAAGGAGACCCGCAGAGATCAATAGCTTGCCCAGGCCCGGCTCCCGCAGGTGGCTCCACGAGAACGCGAAGAGCCGGGGGCCTTTCTTCCGGGAGCTGGCTGTTTGTTCGGCACCGCTGTTCGCTTCAATCCCTTTTAGCCCATCCGCCCGAAGGTCCGGCACCACCAGCCCGAGAACTGCTACGCCGATGACTGCAAAGGCCAACGACACCACAAAAACGGTGCTGAACCCGTTGGGGATCAACAGCAACACGAGGAAGGCAATCATTGGCCCTGCGGCCGCTCCAATGTTGTCCAACATCCTGTGCACGCCAAAGGAACGGGCCAAGTGTTCCGGTTGCGCTGAAACAGTGATCAGCGCATCACGTGGAGCCGTGCGAATGCCTTTGCCGATCCTGTCCCCGGTCACAATGGCTGCAATGGCCCAGAACCCTCCTGCGAACAGGAAACCTATCCTGGCGAGCATGGACAACCCATAGCCGGCCAATGCGATCCGTTTCGGGTGTCCGCTGCGGTCCGATGCCCAGCCCGCCGCGATCCTGACAATTGCACTCGCGCCTTGGTTAATGCCGTCAATGAATCCGAAAGCGATGGTTGACAGGCCCAGAAATCCTGTCACATACAGCGGGAGGATTGCCGTCACGGACTCGGACGACACGTCCGTCACCATGCTGACAAGGCCTAGCCACAGGATGACCGGAGACAAACGAAACGGCACCTCGCTGGATAGTGCCGTCGTGGCTCCGCGGGGCTTTTCCCGTTTGCCACCGCTGCGATCCGAAAGTGAGATGTACATGCGTGCCCCTAGTCCGCCGTCGTGTGCAGGCTGCCCAAAAGCTGGAAGCGTGAAACGCCGGTTCCGGTCACCGAAACCGACACCGTCACTGTGTCCGTGCCACGCACGAACCTCGCGGCGACGGCTCCATCCGGCGCGGGCGCATCCTCGGACCAGAAGCCTTGAGGGACCAAGGATTGGCGGAAGGCGGCCAGAACGTCTTCTTGCGGGGTGCCCACGATTCCGTCGGCAGTCAACTGCAGGACGTTGCCGGAGGTTGAGATGCTGGTGGAGCCCACTGTGGTCCCGGCCGGCATGGCCACAACGCTGCTCGGCCAGCCCTCCACCAGTGAGCCCTTCGCTGTGCCGGGTTTCGGCAGCGGGCCAG
Coding sequences:
- a CDS encoding MFS transporter, which translates into the protein MYISLSDRSGGKREKPRGATTALSSEVPFRLSPVILWLGLVSMVTDVSSESVTAILPLYVTGFLGLSTIAFGFIDGINQGASAIVRIAAGWASDRSGHPKRIALAGYGLSMLARIGFLFAGGFWAIAAIVTGDRIGKGIRTAPRDALITVSAQPEHLARSFGVHRMLDNIGAAAGPMIAFLVLLLIPNGFSTVFVVSLAFAVIGVAVLGLVVPDLRADGLKGIEANSGAEQTASSRKKGPRLFAFSWSHLREPGLGKLLISAGLLGLLTIGDGFIYLVLQDRDSFAVQWFPLLFVGTNIVFLAFAIPLGRLADRVGRVPVFVGGHIALLACYFLAAAPFGGLWSTVGCLILLGGFYAATDGVLAALASQLTPSGKLATGIASAQTVVALSRMTASAGFGVLWYAVGASTAMVAAGALLACAVVAVVFILPGARPKLGSE
- a CDS encoding DUF4082 domain-containing protein is translated as MTGPSATRPQQVLKGFLLPLVIAMVAALLPLTAPAAVAAGPCDPGMNPVVCENSKPGSPSSEWDIAGAGDAGIQGFSTEISVNAGQPIKFKIDTNASNYTIAIYRTGWYGGNGARKIANVTPSVLRQNQPQCISDLTTELYDCGNWAVSATWQVPSTAVSGIYIALLTRPDNGDQSHITFIVRNDGNHSDVVFQTSDTTWQAYNGYGGSNFYQGAANGRAYKLSYNRPMDTRGGIGGRDFYFANEYPMVRFLEQNGYDVSYISGLDTDRSGAQLLNHKVFLSVGHDEYWSGPQRAAVTAARDAGVNLQFLSGNEMYWHTRFEASTVDGGAGRTLTCYKETWANTKSDPSTQWTGTWRDPRFASQSAGAGLPENGLTGTLYMSNYTDLPVTVSAEEGKTRLWRNTSLTSLPAGSSAALAPHTIGYESNEDLDNGFRPAGLIQLSTTVGDVDQYLQDFGNTVKPGRTTHHLTLYRAPSGALVFSAGSVQWTWGLDQEHDGDGAAADPRMRQAQANLLADMGAQPATRAAGIVAATASTDRTGPTVSIAAPANAASIAHGTSVTVSGTASDSGGVVAGVEVSTDGGTTWHPAQGKQNWTYTYIQKGLSAATVQVRAIDDSANIGAASTRNLTITGPYSVFGQTVPAIQDSGDAGAYELGLRFSPTVDGFVTGVRFYKSQANTGTHIGSLWSGSGERLATATFSNETTSGWQQVLFSQAVPVAAGQTYTVSYWAPNGHYASKEYQWAYSGWTDAPLTVAGGFGAQPAGVYSGSGFPIASYNGGHYFVDALFSTVDTTPMTVSGQTPYPSSSSVSVNTKVSAVFSKPVTASSVQLTLKSSSGTVAGTTAYDSATRRATFTPSSALAFSTTYTATLTGTDSIGGSVTAGGTWSFTTAATLPVAGDCPCSLFDDSVTPGIAEIRDGVPLTLGVRFSSIRAGEVTGVRFYKSAGNTGTHNGALYTASGQQLATVTFANESASGWQTAIFGQPVPIAANTDYIVSYTSLTGTYSATTNGFGSGMSVGPLRTDSDAGAYTYSGGFPASRSTASYLVDVVAMIPPPAFTASAQSPLPGASSVPLDSKVSAVLSEAATPSSVTLGVKTASGAAVAGTTSYDQTTRQVTFTPASPLAAGTSYTATLAATSSASGQQLTGGTWTFTTVPAPRIPGSCPCTLYQDSVTPTTAEVDDGAPLTLGVRFSSDTTGQVTGIRFYKSAGNTGTHTGSLYSGAGQLLASVTFTNESSMGWQTATFSQPVNIAADTEYVVAYKSPTGKYSYTANGFGEGLTSGPLRTASDAGAFSYSSDFPNVPSTASYLVDLVLAVPEPPLTVTAQVPAPGATGIPTDVKPSITLSSAIRSGASMALTANGASVAGTTALSADSRTVTFTPTTALPSSASVSVSVTNVVSQQGQTLPPTSWQFTTASPTVQQSTIFGSLLPQVASASETKAVELGTAFTVSQAGNVTGIRFYKGTGNTGTHVGSLWNASGTRLAQVTFVNETATGWQTATLSTPVALVTGQRYVVSYRAPNGRYSYTTGFFNQTWTSGVFTASGPDNGLYRYGASGAMPSSSWNATNYFVDVVYSTTTAQAQTQASATATPTPTPTATTTTTATPTATPSPTPTSTQSGGLVCGLLGIC